The nucleotide sequence GTAGGCTTCCTGCATGGGACAGATGTCGATACACTCCGTCTTGCCGCATTCCGTACAGACGAGGTGGTGATGGTGATGACCCGGCTCGATGATCTCGTAGACGTTTCCCGCTGCGCGGTAGATTTCGTGAATGACGCCGAGATTCGAGAGGAGCGCGAGGTTGCGATATATCGTATCGAGGGAGACGTTGGAATGCTTCCTGCGCACGGCGGCAAGAAGCTGCTGGGCCGTGGGGAAGGGGTCGCATTCATGAAAGGCGTCGAGGACGGCGCGTCGCTGCGGAGTCAGCTTGTATCCTTTGGAGCGCAGGAGTTCCAGATGATCTTCAGTCATGACATCCTCCTTTTGTCGAGGGTATACACGGTTTTTCTCATCATACCATAGGAGGGCGGAAAGGGGTAGGGTGCAGAAGAAAGAATCATTGGGCAGATGCTTTGTTCTGTGCTATAATTTCTACAAAAGAGATGAGAGATGAGGACAGGAGGACGATTCCTTGAAAAAAACTTTGGAGGATGCCGTTGTCGTTTTGAACCGCGCCATATTGCCCGACATCTGGCAGATGGAACTTCTCTCGCCGAAGATTGCGGCGGGAGCAGAGCCGGGGCAGTTCGTCATGGTGAAGAAGCCGAAGAGCGCGCATCTTCTGCGCCGTCCTTTCGGCGTGGCGGACATCGACGACGAGAAGGGGACGATCACGCTCTTTTACCGCATCTTGGGCGAAGGGACGGCGGAGCTTTCCACGCTGCGACCAGGCGAAAGCCTGAGCGTCGAGGGCGCACTCGGCACGGGTTTTACGCTCACGGACGAGTCTGCGCTTCTCGTCGGCGGCGGCTTGGGACTAGCGCCGCTCCTTTTGCTCGCGCGTCGCCTGCGCGAAAAGCCCGTCGTCATCATCGGCGCACGTTCTGAGCCAGAGACTTTTTGGACGCGGTTCTTCACACCGCATGCGAAGGCGGTCTATATCGCGACGGACGACGGAACGAGCGGCTTTCACGGCTATCCGCTTCATTTGATGCCGCTCGTCCTTTGCGAGAATGAAGTGCATGCTGTCAAGGTCTGCGGCCCTGACCCGATGATGGACGGCATCGCGCGTCTGGCGCGGAGCGCGGGGCTTTCCTGCGAGGTATCGTTGGAAAAGCGCATGGCGTGCGGCTTCGGCGTCTGTCTGGGCTGCACCTTTGAGGGAAAGGCGACGGGCAGGAGACGCAAAGTTTGCACGGAAGGGCCGGTCTTTGCGGCGGAGGAGGTTTTTGAATGAACAGGGAAAGGCTTGCCGTCGAGGTCGCGGGCATTCGCATGGCGACGCCGATCATGGGCGCGTCGGGCACGTTCGGCTTCGGCATGGAGTATGAAGATTTCCTCGACCTCGCGGACGTCGGCGCCGTCGTTTCGAAGGGCATCACGCCGAAGCCGCGTGCGGGAAACGGCGGCGTGCGCATCGCCGAAACGCCCGCCGGCATGCTCAATTCCATCGGTTTGGAGAATCCCGGCATTGAGGTGTTCTGCCGTGACATCCTGCCCGAGGCGGCAAAACTGCCGACGTCGTTTATCGTCAACATCAGCGCGGGCACGGCGGAGGAATACGGCGAGATGGCGCAAATGCTCGACGTCGAGGGCGTCGATGGCATCGAGGTCAATATCTCATGCCCGAACGTCAAGGAAGGCGGCATCGTCTTCGGCACTGACCCTGTGCAGGCGGCGCGTGTGACGCAGGAGGTCAAAAAGCATACGAAGAAGCCCGTCATTGTAAAACTTTCGCCGAACGTCACCGACATCCCGCAGATGGCGCGCGCCGTCGAGGAGGCAGGTGCCGACGCCGTATCGCTCATCAACACGCTGACGGGCATGGCGATCGATGTCGAAAAGCGTCAGCCGCTCCTCGGCAACATCACGGGAGGCCTTTCCGGCCCTGCCGTCAAGCCCATCGCCCTGCGCATGGTCTATCAGGCGGCGCAGGCGGTTTCGATTCCCGTCATCGGCATGGGCGGCATACAGACAGGCGAGGATGTGGCAGCGTTCCTTCTAGTCGGTGCGAGTGCCGTCGAGATCGGCGCGGAGAACTTCGCGAATCCGCGTGCCGTCGTCGAGGCGGCCGAAGGACTCGATGCGTATTTGGAGCGCCAGGGCATTGATCATGCGCGGGATTTGATAGGGGCGTTGGAACTTTGAGGTCAGGGAAAGGGCGCAGGATGCGCTTCGCCTTCCTCTTTGCGCTGTTCTTCCTGCTCACGCTCTCTGCCGGCTGCGGCGGAAGGAGCGCCGTCTACCGCGAGCCGCCGCACCATCCCGAGTTCGTCGAGGGCGCGAAGTTTTCGGAGAATCCTGCGAAGTTCAAGGGCAAGGAAGTGCAGTTCGTCGCGCGTGTCGTCGATATCGACGGCGCGGCGATGCAGACTGAGATGCACGAGGGCGGGCCGCGCCTCCTCGTTGAGGGCAAGGGTGTCAGCGCCGCCGAGCCGCGCCCGTCGCGCGGCGACTATGTGCGGCTCTATGGCAAGGTGGAGGAAGACGACAGGGCGGGCTACGTCGCCGTCATCGACTCCTACAAGGTCACGGTGCCGCGCTGGAGCGAACTCATGCGCACGTCGAGGAGTCTTAGAAGCGACGATGGTCATGTTGAGGTACAGATTCTCTCGGCTGTGGCGGCACGCAATTCGCTCGAAGTCAAGGAGGGAAATATCTCCCTGATGCCCGAGAGCGCGGCGACGAGGCTTTCGGACATCGCTTTCATCGGCATGACGCTGAAGATTCGCGGCGAGATAGATGACGACGGCGAGGGCGATTTCGACTACCTTGAGCGCAGCGGTCAAAGGATGCGCTCGGGCTTCACGCTCGACTTGGACGGCGATGGCACGGCAACCTTCAAGACGGAGGTGCTTTCCGTGCCAATGGAGTACAAGGAAGCCTTGAAGGCGGTCGGCGCGTCGGGCGACGGCAGCGTCGCCCTGCCCGAAGGAAAGACGTACCGTCTGCGCTATCGCTGACGTTGGCACTGACAGAAATCCCCTGCGCTGCATCGCGCAAGGGCAGTGGATAATCTACGGTTTTTGGAAAGGAAGCAAGGCATGGAAGGCATGGACGAAAAGAGCCGAGAGGAACTTCTCGAAGAATATGCGCGGCTGATCGTGCGCATGGGCGTCAATTTGCAGGCGGATCAGCCGCTCGTCATCAATGCGCCGCTCGCGTGCGCCGACTTCGCGCGCCGCGTTGCGGGCGCGGCGTACGATGCGGGTGCGCACGATGTGACGGTCGCGTGGAACGACGAGCGGCTCGCGCGTCTGCGCTACGACAAGGCGAAGAAGAGCGTCTTTTCGGAGTTTCCCGAATGGCGTCGCCGCCTTTACGAGGACAGTGCGGCAGAGGGGGCAGCCTTCGTCACGATTCATGCTTCCGACCCGGAGATCTTCAGCGGCGTCGAGCCGGAGAGGCTGACGCTCGCGCAGCAGGCGGCGGGCGCGGCGCTCCTCGAATACCGCCAACGCTTGATGAGCAACAAGAACGCTTGGTGCGTCGTCTCGATTCCGACGGAAAGCTGGGCGAAGAAGGTCTTTCCCGAGGATGCGCCTGATGCTGCCGTTGAAAATCTCTGGCAGGCAATCTTCGATGCCGTGCGCCTTGCGCCTGGTGAGGATGCGGCAGCGCGCTGGCAGAAGCACATCGAATTTTTGGCATGTGCGGCGAAGTTCATGAACGACCATGCTTTCTCGCGCTTGGAGTACAAGAACGGTTTCGGCACGAACCTCTTCATCGAACTGCCCGAAGGGCATATATGGATGGGTGGCGCGGAAAAGACGCAGGACGGCGTGACCTTCGTCGCCAACATGCCGACGGAAGAAATCTACACGCTTCCCAAGCGTGACGGCGTAAATGGCACGGTCAGAGCGATGCGCCCCCTGAACGTCAACGGCAATCTTGTCGAGGGATTTTCGCTGACCTTCAAAGATGGCAAGGTCGTCGACTACAAGGCGGAGCGCGGTGCAGAGATCCTCAAGGAACTTTTTTCGACCGACGAAGGTGCGAGCTATCTCGGTGAAGTCGCGCTCGTGCCCTACGATTCGCCGATCTCGAAGAGCGGCGTGCTCTTCTTCAATACGCTTTTCGACGAAAATGCCGCGTGCCACCTTGCCTTCGGCAAGGCGTACCCGACATGCATCGAGGGCGGCGAGACGATGACCAGCGTCGAGCTTCTGCAGCGCGGCGTCAACGATTCGCTCGTGCACGAGGACTTTATGGTAGGCTCAAGAGATCTCGCCATCGACGGAATCGAGGCGGACGGCACGCGCGTCCCTGTGTTCCGCGAGGGAAATTTCGCCTTTGCTTGAGGACGGCAGACTTCAAGTGCGTCGTATCAATAGAAAAAGCCCGGATTTTCCGGGCTTTTGTTCATCCTCGTTGGTGCGGACGAGAGGGTTCGAACCTCCATGCCTTGCGGCACTGGATCCTAAGTCCAGCGCGTCTGCCAGTTCCGCCACGTCCGCATTGTATATTTGACGGTTCTTATTCTAGCATGACGGCAGAGGACTGTCAAACGATGGAAGATGTATGACATATTTCGGGTACAGGGAACGCAGGAGGGGCGTGCAGGTTTGAGGAAGGATGAGGCGTATGAATGAGGGGAGAAAGATGGACGAAGCGCTTTTCAAAAAAGTGGAGCGGTATATCGAAAAGCATTATGTGAAGCCGCGAGATCCTTCTGCGATGCGGTTTTTGGGGCTTATAACCCCCGGCAGCATGCCTCGCAGTTTCTCGCATGTGCCTTCGTCTGCCGGCAGGCGCCCGCTGAAGAACTTGCTCGATGCCGTGCTGCAGCTGGCAGAAAAGAGCTTTGCCGAGAGGCTTATGCTGCTCATCAAGAAGAGCGGTGCGAAGGCGGCGGATGTCTACGGCAAGGCGGGAATCACGAAGCAGCACTTTTCCAAGATTAAGAATCATGCGGATTATCAGCCCTCGAAGGAAACGGCGCTCGCCTTCGCCATCGTTCTGCATCTGTCGCTTGCCGAGGCTGAAGATCTCATCGGCAGGGCGGGGTTCAAACTTTCCGAAAGCAGCAAGCGCGATCTGCTCGTCCGGTTCTTCATCGAGGAAAAGATTTATGATGTCGATATCATCAATGAACAACTCTATGCGCGGGGCTTCTCGCCGCTGACGAATCGCCGTCGCATGAAGGATTGAAAGATGCATGCACGGGTGCACGCTTCGCGGATGCCGTGCGCCGAATTCTCCCCAAAAGAGCCGTGCGGCTCTTTTGGGGAGAATTTTTCGTATGGTCGCCTGTCAGGCGACCATACTTCCAGCAGCTTATCATATAATATGCCTAGAGAATCACTGATAAATTCAGTGCTTCCTTAAAGCCGATGATTGCTAGATGCAAATGGAAAGGATGGTCAATATGAGCTGGTGGAAAAATTGCTTCTTGGTGGCAACGGGCGTCGTTGCCGGAGCGCTGCTCTATGAAACGGTAATGAGCAACGATACGGACAATGATTGCGACGAAGATGATGAGGCCGAGGAGTTTGAGCGGGACGGCGTGGAAATCCTCGTCGCGAAGGTGCGCCGCGAGGCGACGCTTGCTATGGCGCAGTGCGAAAACGATGAAGAGCGCGAAGCCGTCTACGCCCAAGTGAAGTCGTCTGTGCAGGAGATACAGGACGCTTTGGCGAAGAAAGGAGAAGCACTAATCGAGCAGTTGAAGGAAGAAGCCGAGCAGCAAGGGGAAGCGGCGGACGACGGCGTCGATAGGCACGTCCAAGACATCAAGGCTGCCATGCAGCAAGTCAGGGAATCCCTGGAGGACACGCTGGAGTCGCTGAAGCCTGCTGCTCCTGAGCCTGCTTTGTGAGGGGATAATACGGTGTCAAAACGCGGGCACGGAGAATGCTCGCGTTTATTTATTGTTGAAAATGGCAGGAAAAATATAAAACTTTATAGAATATTCCATATATGGAAGAATGAATGCGAAATCGTCTTGCTAGAGGTGCAGTTCTGCTTAGGAGGCTGAAACCATGCCGATGTTCAAGAAGTCGATGCTTGTGCTCCTGGCCGTCGTTGCCCTTGCGGCGGGCGGTGCGTTCTATGCGGGGATTCATGGACAAGAGGAAGCCGTCACGCTCGATGCGGGCACGACGCCTCAAGGGGAAGCGCTGGTAAAAGAGAGCGAGATCGTCGTCTATGTTGCGGGCGCGGTCAATCATCCGGGCGTTGTGCAGCTCGCCGAGGGGGCACGCGCGAAAGATGCGGTCGATGCCTGCGGCGGCTTCCTGCCGACGGCGGATACGAACGGCGTGAACCTCGCGCAGAAGCTCAAGGACGGCATGCAGGTCACCGTGCCCGAGAAATCTCCGCAAGGCATGGCGGTGCAGGGCGCGGCGGGCGGCGTACAGGCGGGGGCGGCGAGGCCCTTGCCCGAAGGCATGGTGAACATCAACACGGCTGACGAGAAGGAGCTGGACAAGCTGCCGGGTATCGGTCCCGCTATGGCAAAGCGCATCATCGAGTACCGCACGGAAAACGGCGCGTTCCAATCGCCCGAGGAGATCAAGCGCGTCAAGGGCATTGGTGATGCGAAGTATGAGAAGATGAAGGACAAGATTGCATTGTGAAGAGAGCGATAGCGCTTCTTTGAGGAATGTGATGCGTATAAGGAAGCTGAGGGGCAGGGTTTGCCATGCGGTATGGACAGCAGCAGCTTGTTTTTCTCAACGGGCTTTTCCTTGTGCTTTTGTTCGGCATCTATGGCGAGGATTTGCTGCATGTCTCGCTTGGCGCTCTCGCCATCGGCATGGCGGGGTTCTTCTTCTTGTCGCTTTTTCTTCTCGTGCGTGAGAGCAGCAGGACGTGGCTGGCGTTCTTGCTGCTCTTTCTTTTTTTCGGCGCGTGGCGCTTCGCTTGGGGCGAGGCTCTGCCCGCTGATGATGTTTCACATTGGCTCGGGCGTGAGACTTCAGTCGAGGGCGTGCTCGTCGAAGCGCCGCATGTGCGGCGGACGGCGCAAGGTGTGCTCGTGCGTTATACAGTGGAGGTGAAGCGCGTGCGCATCTCCGGCGAGAAGCAGGCGGCATCGGGAGCGCTCTACGTCTCGGAGATGCGCGAAAATGTCGGCGACTTGCCTGAGATTGGCGCGGAAATCACGGCTTTGGGGAAGGTCAAGGGCATCTATGGCTACGGCAATCCCGGGCGCATTGATGTGGAGCGTGCGGCGGCGGTCAAGGGTGTGCGTGCGCGTCTATCGGCGAAGAAGCCGGGGATTCATTGGGAGGCGGGGGAGGCATATCCCGTGCTGCGTTGGAGCGAGCGGGTGCGCTCGGCATACCGCGCTTCGATGGAGAGCGTGATGCCCAAGGAAGATGCGGCGGCGATCTTCGCCATGCTCTTCGGCGGCTACGAGGGCATAAAGCCCGAACTTGTCGAGGCGTTCACGGCGACGGGCATCGTGCACATCCTTTCGGTGTCCGGCTCACATATCACGCTGTTGGCGGCGGTCATGGCTTGGCTCGGCGCACTCCTTCGCCTGCGTCCCGTCGTGACGGCTGTTTTCGTCACCGTCGTCGTCGTGCTGTACTGCGTGCTCGCGGGCTGCGTGCCTCCGGCTGTTCGTGCGGGCGCGATGGGACTGCTCGCATTTTTCGCTCTCGCCTTGGAGCGCGAAAGCGATGCGCGGCGGCTTCTGGCTCTCGTCGGCATGGCGCTGCTCTTCTTCGAGCCGCTTTTGGCGTTCGATGTCAGCTTCCAGCTATCGTTCGCGGCGACAGCTGGGCTTCTCTACCTTGCGCCGCCTTTTTGCGAGCGCCTTTCGACTTTGCGCTTTCTGCCGCGCTTCGTCGTGCTGAGCCTTGCCGTCACGCTCGGGGCGCAGCTCGCGACCTTGCCGCTCCTCGCGTGGTACTTCCACCGACTGTCGCTTTCGTCGCTCATCGCCAACATCATCGTCGTGCCCGTCGTGGAACTCGTCATCGTTGCGGGGCTTTTCGCGGGACTCGCGTCCTTCGTGCTGCCGTTTTTGGCAAAGATCGTCTTTCTTGCGGACAGTCTGCTCTTGGGACTTGTCTACGAGTGCACGCGGCTCTTGGCGGTTATGCCCGGCGGTGAGGTGTATTTGCCGACGCTTTCCGCGCCGCTCGCGCTCGGCTACTTCGCCGTGCTTACTGTATTTGTGCAGCCTGAGGAGCGGCGAGAAGCTGTCTTCTCTTGGTGCAGAGAACGGCGCAAGGTGATTTTTGCCGCAATTCTGTTCGCTGCTGCAGCCGTCGCCTTATGGCAGATTTCACGTCCACAGGAGATGGCAGTGCATTTCATCGACGTGGGACAGGGCGATGCGGCTCTCGTCGTGACGCCGCACGGCAGAGCCTTGATGATCGATACAGGCGGCACGCGCGATGGCGGTTATGATATCGGTTTGCGCGTCGATGTGCCGTATCTTTCGCATTACGGCGTGCGAAGGCTCGACTATATCATCCTCACGCATGTGCACGAGGATCATGCGGGCGGCGCGGGCGGTATCGTGCGCCATATTCCCGTCGGCATGATTTTGACGGCGCATGAGCCGCGCAGCGAGTATGCACGCGTGCTCGGCTGCTCTCTCGATGCGCCTGAGATGCAGCATCTAGCTCCTGCGGAGGCGGGTGAGCACATTGATCTCGACGGCGTGGCGGTCGACATCCTCTACGCGCCTCAGATGGAGGACGGTGCAGCGGAGGGTGCTACGGGAAACGAGTATTCGAACGTCATCCGCGTGAGCTATGGTGCGGCGTCGTTCCTCTTCACGGGTGATCTCGTAGCGGAGCAGGAGAAGGCTATGCTCGTGGAGGGGAAGAATCCTCAATGCACCGTCCTGAAGGTCGCACACCACGGCTCGAAAACCTCGACGACGGAGGATTTCCTCGCTGCCGCACAGCCGCGCTTCGCCGTCATCAGCGTCGGCCGGGACAATAACTTCGGTCATCCCGCTCCGGAGGTTATCGGGCGTCTGCAGAAAAATGGCATAAAAATCTACCGCACCGACGAGGATGGTGCGGTCGTATGCAGGACGGACGGAAAGACGCTGCGAATAGAAACGTTTCGCTGATATAGGTGCAAGGACATGATTCGCATCATGAAAAGATTGAACACCACAATAGTGTACGCTATAATGTACACGGAGAGTTTACATCCTTGAAGTGGAGTGCGCCCTTCGAGTTTGAGCTCTTGGATTTTCACGCTAAAAAATAGATTTTGGTGGATATGGAGGAAGATATGAGCTTTAATTATGGAGAAGTCATTGAAGTTCAGCCGGAAGGGGAAAGCTCTGAGATCCGCAAGAGGAATGCCTTTATCCGACGTGAAATTGTAGCAAATTTTTGTGTGGGAAAAAATCCGCCATTGGTGACAGTATGTTTTCAGGCGTACAATCATTTGGAAGATCAGACGAAGATGGCGATTCATGCGCTTCTTCAATATACACAGAATGTTGATTATGAATTGATTCTTATCGATAACGGGTCGACGGATGGGACTTTAGAGTTTTTTCGTAGTATTCCGTATGAGAAGAAGCGTATTTTTCATGTGAGAGAAAATCGCGGAGCATTAGCTGGATATATTGCGGCGAAAAATTCGGCGGGTGGTGAATTTATTCGCGGGAGATACGTTTCATTCGTTCCAGGGGATGTTATTGTCACAAAAGATTGGCTTAAAAATCTCGTTACTTGTATGGAATCGGATTCGCGCATTGGGATGGTTGTTCCTGTTGCAAACTATACAAGCAATCATCAGAAGATTACGTTGCCATTTTCCAATTATGAAGAAATGCAGGAAGTAGCGGCTGCCCATAATATTAGTAATCCTAAAAAGTGGGAGGAGTGCCTGCGCGTTATTCCTACGACGTCGCTGCTTCGTTCATCTCTGCGGAAGTTGTACGAGTTGGATCATGCTTTTTATTATAATTTTTCTGACGACGATCTTTCCTTTACTTATCGCCGTTTGGGCTATCGCTTGATGATTTGTCGTGATACGTTTGTTTATCATGCAGAAGGAAGCACGATGACAGGCGAGGATTATCAGTTGGATATACAGACGGGACGTGAGATTTTCCGACGTAAATATTTTGGAATCGATCCTTGGGATGATACGCGCTTGGATGCGGAACTTCGAGATAAGTGCCTAAGCTTTGTTCCTGTACGCAAGGAACATCGCATTTTGGGTATTGATATACGCTGTGGTGCCGATTTACTTCATTTCAAGAATGGGCTTCGGGGCGTTGGGTTTGAGCCTGTGAAGCTTTCCGCGCTTGTTCAAGATGCAAAATATTGGCAGGATCTGCAGACGGTTTGTGATGAGGAAGTTTTTTGTCGGTCGCAGCGCGATTTTTCCGAGACTCTGCGTGGGCGCACCTATGATTATATTATTCTTGGTGAGCCGCTTTGCAATTATGAAGAACCACAGGCGATGCTTGAAATGATGCGAGATCATCTTTCCCTAGGAGGAAGAATGACGGGGCGCGTAGAAAAGGACGGAGAAGTGTTTGTATTGGAACGCAATGCGTAGGGTCTGAGGCCTCGGTTTCGGGATATGAAGATGAATAATTCCAGCGGTTCCAAAGTTGCTGGAATTATTTTTATTTGTAATTTCCCTCCACATAATGTTAATATATTGTTAGTATTAGGGGCGGATGTGTAAAGATGAGTGGCTGATTTTATCCGCGATTTCTATAGCTATGATTTTGCTTCAATGATATAATGGAGCACATAGGAGGTTCTTTTTCGCGATCGGCATTTGTCATAGGAGGGAACGAGCGTATGCGCTATCTGTGGCTGATTTTCGCAATCGCTGCCTTGGGCGGCGGCGCTTGGCTCGGCTATGAGGGGGAGTGGTGGAAGGCCGGCGCGATGGTTTTTCTCGGTGGCTTTACACTTTTTCAGGCGAGGGGACTGCGCGACGGGAAGCAGAGGCTGAAGCTCAAGAGGGCGCAGCTGCAGGGGCTGCCCGATGCGCGAGCGGAGCTTCTGGAAGCGAGTTTTGCCAAGGCGGCAGGCGACTACGATGTTCTGCAGGATTTGCGGCAAAAGGTGAAGGATCGCGAGATGTCGCAGGAGCTTGTCGCCCTGCAGCATGTTGCGGGCAATATGCTGCGCTATCTGGAGCGCAATCCCGAACGCATCGCGGCAGCGGAGGATTTCATCGAGATATATCAGGAGAAGGCGGCCGTCATGCTGCGCCAGTATGTCGAGCTTGAGGAAACGCAGCTCGCCTCCGAAGAGGTGGTGCAGGCGAAGCGGCGTGTCAAGGAGATGCTTTCTTCCCTGCGCACGACGTATGAGGAGGAGTTCAAGCGCGTCATCAACTATCAGCTCATGGATCTCAACGCTGAGATCGAGGTGCTGCAGCACTCGATGAAGGGGCAGGCGATGGGGGAAGCGTGCGCCGTGCCCGAAGCGACGGAGCAGCCCTTCGTAAGGCCAGGCGCGCAGCATCCGATGAAGGCGACGAACGCGACGCCGATCTTCCTGCAGAAGGTTTCGAGTCTCGCGCGAGGGACGAGCGCCATACCGCAGGAGCTTTACTGGCAAGTCGTGCGGCGCAAGATCAAGGCGTCGCTGCTCGGCATATTCCTCGGCGGCTTCGGTGCGCACAAGTTTTTTCTGGGCAAGAATTTTCAGGGCGTTGGCTACATCCTGTTCCTCTGGACGGGACTGCCGATCTTCGTCGGCTTCATCGAGGGCGTGCGTTGGCTCTTCATGCCCGTCGATGATTTTTACTTCGATTACTGTGATGAGGATTAGGCAGAGCAGATAAAGGAGAGGGAGAAATGGCGGAAATCAATCTGGAAGATCTCTTGAGCAAGCGTGCACAGCAGCCGCAGGAAAAGGCGCTGGAACTTGCGCCTGAAAAGGAGCTTGAGCGCATTGCGCAGGCGGTTGAGGAACTGACGCCTGCGGAGCGTGCCGAGGTGGAGAAGATCAAGGAGGGGCTTGACCTCACGGACTCGGCGGCGATCATCGACTTCGGCACGGCGGCGCAGAAGAACATCGCCGACTTTTCGGACAGCATTCTTTGCAACGTGCGTGCGAAGGACAGCGGTTATGTCGGCGAGCTTCTGGGCGAGCTTCTGACGAATGTCAAGAGCTTCGAGCCGAAGTCATCGGACGGCGGCTTTTTGAAGAAGCTGCCGCTCGTCAGCTCCCTCGTCGGCAAGGCGGAGACGATGATGCAGGGCTACGAGAAGGTTTCCGTGCAGGTCGAGAAGGTCAAGACATCGCTGCAGAAGGCGCGCATGCTCATGATGAAGGATGTCACGATGCTCGATACTCTCTTTGCGAAGAATCTTGAGTACTTCAAGACGCTGGAACTTTACATTCGCGCGGGCGAGGAGAAGATGCAGGAGATGCGTGAAGTCACGCTGCCCAAGCTGCGTGCGCAGGCCGCCGCTTCGAGCGATCCGATGGCGGCGCAGGTCGTCAGCGATTTTGAGAGTTCCGTCGAGCGCTTCGAGAAGAAGGTGCATGACCTCAAGATCAGCAAGACGATCTCCATCCAGACGGCACCGCAGATCCGACTCATACAGAACAACGACAAGGTTCTCATCGACCGTGTGCAGAGTGCAATCTACAACTCGATTCCGCTGTGGAAGAATCAGATGGTCATAGCGCTCGGTCTTGCGAACCAGAAGAAGGTTCTTGAGATGCAGCATTCGGTCAATGAGATGACGAACGACCTTTTGAAGAAGAATGCGGAAATGCTCAAGATCGGCACGATCGAGACGGCGAAGGAGAACGAGCGCAGCATCGTGGACATCGAAACGGTGCGCAAGGTGAACGACGACCTCGTGACGACGATCGAGGAAACGCTGAAAATCCAGCAGGAAGGCAGGGCGAAAAGGCGCGCGGCGGAAGCCGAGCTTGTCGAGTTGGAAGGCAGACTCAAGAAGGCACTCGAAAGCACGCTCGACGGGCGAAGCGGTTGACAGCGTTTCCTTTCATCTGCTATCATACACTAAAGAGAAAAGGAGATGGAACTTTCATGAAAGCAGCTCTTTTTATGGGCAGTGACTCAGATTGGCCGATCATGAAGCCAGCGGTGGAGCTTCTCAAGGAATTCGGCGTCGAGGTCGACGTCATCGTGGCGTCGGCGCACCGCACGCCTGCGAAGGTGCATGAGTATGCCGAAAACGCGCGTGAAAACGGCGTCGGCGTCATCATTGCAGCGGCGGGCGCGGCAGCGCACTTGGCGGGCGTCATCGCGAGCTACACGACGCTTCCCGTCATCGGCGTGCCGATCAACGCGACGCCTTTGAACGGGCTCGACGCGCTCTTGAGCACGGTGCAGATGCCGTCGGGCATCCCCGTCGCGACGATGGCGGTCAACGGCGCGAAGAATGCGGCGGTCTTCGCCCTCGAAATCTTCGGTGCAGGCGATGCCGCTGTTGCAAAGCAGCTCGAAGGGTATCGCGAGAAGCTCAGGGAAGGCGTGGCAAAGAAGGCGGCGCGCGTCGCATCCCAAGTCAACCAGTGAGAACGTAACGGAGGACAAAAGATCATGAGCAAGAAGGTTCTGTACGAAGGCAAAGCAAAAATCATGTACGAGATGGAAAATCCCGACGAATTGCTCGTCTATTACAAGGACGATGCGACGGCAGGCAACGGCGCGAAGAAGGGCACGATCGTCGACAAGGGCGTCATGAACAACAAGATCACGGCTTTTTTCTTTGACCTCCTGAAGAAGAACGGCATCGACCATCACTGCATCAGCATGCCGAGCGACCGTGAGATGATCGTCAAGAAGCTTGAGATCATTCCTCTTGAGGTCGTCGTGCGCAATATTGCGGCGGGCAGCCTTGCCGAGCGCCTCGGCCTTGAAGAAGGCACGAAGATGGCGAT is from Selenomonas sputigena ATCC 35185 and encodes:
- a CDS encoding toxic anion resistance protein; amino-acid sequence: MAEINLEDLLSKRAQQPQEKALELAPEKELERIAQAVEELTPAERAEVEKIKEGLDLTDSAAIIDFGTAAQKNIADFSDSILCNVRAKDSGYVGELLGELLTNVKSFEPKSSDGGFLKKLPLVSSLVGKAETMMQGYEKVSVQVEKVKTSLQKARMLMMKDVTMLDTLFAKNLEYFKTLELYIRAGEEKMQEMREVTLPKLRAQAAASSDPMAAQVVSDFESSVERFEKKVHDLKISKTISIQTAPQIRLIQNNDKVLIDRVQSAIYNSIPLWKNQMVIALGLANQKKVLEMQHSVNEMTNDLLKKNAEMLKIGTIETAKENERSIVDIETVRKVNDDLVTTIEETLKIQQEGRAKRRAAEAELVELEGRLKKALESTLDGRSG
- a CDS encoding glycosyltransferase — encoded protein: MSFNYGEVIEVQPEGESSEIRKRNAFIRREIVANFCVGKNPPLVTVCFQAYNHLEDQTKMAIHALLQYTQNVDYELILIDNGSTDGTLEFFRSIPYEKKRIFHVRENRGALAGYIAAKNSAGGEFIRGRYVSFVPGDVIVTKDWLKNLVTCMESDSRIGMVVPVANYTSNHQKITLPFSNYEEMQEVAAAHNISNPKKWEECLRVIPTTSLLRSSLRKLYELDHAFYYNFSDDDLSFTYRRLGYRLMICRDTFVYHAEGSTMTGEDYQLDIQTGREIFRRKYFGIDPWDDTRLDAELRDKCLSFVPVRKEHRILGIDIRCGADLLHFKNGLRGVGFEPVKLSALVQDAKYWQDLQTVCDEEVFCRSQRDFSETLRGRTYDYIILGEPLCNYEEPQAMLEMMRDHLSLGGRMTGRVEKDGEVFVLERNA
- a CDS encoding 5-bromo-4-chloroindolyl phosphate hydrolysis family protein translates to MRYLWLIFAIAALGGGAWLGYEGEWWKAGAMVFLGGFTLFQARGLRDGKQRLKLKRAQLQGLPDARAELLEASFAKAAGDYDVLQDLRQKVKDREMSQELVALQHVAGNMLRYLERNPERIAAAEDFIEIYQEKAAVMLRQYVELEETQLASEEVVQAKRRVKEMLSSLRTTYEEEFKRVINYQLMDLNAEIEVLQHSMKGQAMGEACAVPEATEQPFVRPGAQHPMKATNATPIFLQKVSSLARGTSAIPQELYWQVVRRKIKASLLGIFLGGFGAHKFFLGKNFQGVGYILFLWTGLPIFVGFIEGVRWLFMPVDDFYFDYCDED
- a CDS encoding DNA internalization-related competence protein ComEC/Rec2, whose product is MRYGQQQLVFLNGLFLVLLFGIYGEDLLHVSLGALAIGMAGFFFLSLFLLVRESSRTWLAFLLLFLFFGAWRFAWGEALPADDVSHWLGRETSVEGVLVEAPHVRRTAQGVLVRYTVEVKRVRISGEKQAASGALYVSEMRENVGDLPEIGAEITALGKVKGIYGYGNPGRIDVERAAAVKGVRARLSAKKPGIHWEAGEAYPVLRWSERVRSAYRASMESVMPKEDAAAIFAMLFGGYEGIKPELVEAFTATGIVHILSVSGSHITLLAAVMAWLGALLRLRPVVTAVFVTVVVVLYCVLAGCVPPAVRAGAMGLLAFFALALERESDARRLLALVGMALLFFEPLLAFDVSFQLSFAATAGLLYLAPPFCERLSTLRFLPRFVVLSLAVTLGAQLATLPLLAWYFHRLSLSSLIANIIVVPVVELVIVAGLFAGLASFVLPFLAKIVFLADSLLLGLVYECTRLLAVMPGGEVYLPTLSAPLALGYFAVLTVFVQPEERREAVFSWCRERRKVIFAAILFAAAAVALWQISRPQEMAVHFIDVGQGDAALVVTPHGRALMIDTGGTRDGGYDIGLRVDVPYLSHYGVRRLDYIILTHVHEDHAGGAGGIVRHIPVGMILTAHEPRSEYARVLGCSLDAPEMQHLAPAEAGEHIDLDGVAVDILYAPQMEDGAAEGATGNEYSNVIRVSYGAASFLFTGDLVAEQEKAMLVEGKNPQCTVLKVAHHGSKTSTTEDFLAAAQPRFAVISVGRDNNFGHPAPEVIGRLQKNGIKIYRTDEDGAVVCRTDGKTLRIETFR